From one Streptomyces sp. CA-210063 genomic stretch:
- a CDS encoding PPOX class F420-dependent oxidoreductase, whose protein sequence is MTKLDGHIRERLLAPNFWHLATVGADGAPQVSPMWVDIEADEGGDGDGDGEREYVMVNTSVGRVKEENLRRNPYVSLSHIDPENPYDRAEIRGRVARFVEGEMAERAMDRLTQKYIGEERYPWLLPGERRLMILIEPVRVRRVVGVEPFRPGVLPEG, encoded by the coding sequence ATGACGAAACTGGACGGGCACATACGTGAGCGCCTACTGGCCCCGAACTTCTGGCACTTGGCGACGGTGGGGGCGGACGGGGCGCCTCAGGTGTCACCCATGTGGGTGGACATCGAGGCGGACGAGGGCGGTGACGGAGACGGTGACGGCGAGCGTGAGTACGTCATGGTCAACACGTCGGTCGGTCGGGTGAAGGAGGAGAACCTCCGGCGCAACCCGTATGTCTCCCTGTCCCACATCGATCCCGAGAACCCCTACGACCGGGCAGAGATCCGGGGGCGGGTGGCGCGGTTCGTGGAGGGGGAGATGGCCGAGCGGGCCATGGATCGGCTGACGCAGAAGTACATCGGGGAGGAACGGTATCCGTGGCTGCTGCCCGGGGAACGGCGCCTGATGATCCTGATCGAGCCGGTGCGGGTGCGGCGGGTTGTGGGGGTGGAGCCCTTCCGTCCCGGGGTGTTGCCGGAGGGGTGA
- a CDS encoding helix-turn-helix domain-containing protein, with translation MHRRSANERQPQHPLRQPDSPTLALPFNAPAARKLRIALGMGPEHVAYGMRSSYGLPYVTPDLVAAWEYGTIAPTSPELTALAGVLWCSAGELIGVPRTLREHRMARGLAAEDVARAIGLELSAYLHMEETDEWRGTDRQSAALADVLDLSLPDLIAVTGREAKLTALLHSAVTTRWQAHVRPTAKLLSLDRRLLEDVLQEMHTDYQGRTTAGLTWTNGTAATDSGDSGRAYLDRIVDHFWSLVQRTTTY, from the coding sequence GTGCACCGACGCTCAGCCAACGAACGGCAGCCCCAGCACCCGCTCCGGCAACCGGACTCACCCACACTCGCCCTCCCCTTCAACGCCCCCGCCGCCCGGAAACTCCGCATCGCCCTCGGCATGGGACCCGAGCACGTCGCCTACGGCATGCGCTCCTCGTACGGACTCCCGTACGTCACCCCGGACCTGGTCGCCGCCTGGGAATACGGCACGATCGCGCCGACGAGCCCCGAACTCACCGCGCTGGCAGGCGTGTTGTGGTGCTCAGCCGGTGAACTCATCGGCGTGCCCAGGACATTGCGCGAGCACCGCATGGCCCGGGGCCTCGCCGCAGAGGACGTCGCGCGGGCGATCGGCCTCGAACTCTCCGCGTATCTCCACATGGAGGAGACCGACGAATGGCGCGGCACGGACCGTCAGTCCGCCGCCCTCGCCGACGTGCTCGACCTCTCGCTGCCCGACCTGATCGCCGTCACGGGGCGCGAGGCGAAGCTGACCGCGCTGCTCCACAGCGCGGTGACCACGCGCTGGCAGGCCCATGTGCGGCCGACCGCCAAGCTGCTGTCCCTCGACCGGCGCCTCCTGGAAGACGTCCTCCAGGAGATGCACACCGACTACCAGGGCCGTACGACCGCCGGCCTCACCTGGACGAACGGCACCGCGGCGACCGACTCGGGCGACTCCGGCCGCGCCTACCTGGACCGGATCGTCGACCATTTCTGGTCACTGGTCCAGAGAACGACCACGTACTAG
- a CDS encoding ATP-dependent 6-phosphofructokinase has translation MRIGVLTAGGDCPGLNAVIRSVVHRAVAQYGDEVIGFEDGYAGLLDGRYRSLDLESVSGILARGGTILGSSRLQRDRLREACENAQDMAHQFGIDVLIPIGGEGTLTAARMLSDAGLPVVGVPKTIDNDISSTDRTFGFDTAVGVATEAMDRLKTTAESHQRVMVVEVMGRHAGWIALESGMAAGAHGICLPERAFDPAGIVKMVEERFARGKKFAVICVAEGAHPAEGSMDYGHGEIDQFGHERFQGIGTALAYELERRLGKEAKPVILGHVQRGGTPTAYDRVLATRFGWHAVEAAHRADFGRMTALRGTEVVMVPLAEAVTELKTVPKDRMDEAESVF, from the coding sequence ATGCGTATCGGAGTTCTCACCGCAGGCGGCGACTGTCCGGGCCTGAACGCAGTGATCCGGTCGGTCGTGCACCGAGCGGTCGCCCAGTACGGCGACGAGGTCATCGGCTTCGAGGACGGCTACGCCGGTCTGCTCGACGGCCGCTACCGCAGCCTCGACCTGGAGTCCGTCAGCGGCATCCTCGCCCGCGGCGGCACCATCCTCGGCTCCTCCCGCCTCCAGCGCGACCGCCTCCGCGAGGCCTGCGAGAACGCGCAGGACATGGCCCACCAGTTCGGTATCGACGTACTGATCCCGATCGGCGGCGAGGGCACGCTGACGGCGGCGCGGATGCTGTCGGACGCGGGCCTGCCCGTCGTCGGCGTCCCGAAGACCATCGACAACGACATCTCGTCGACGGACCGGACGTTCGGCTTCGACACGGCGGTCGGGGTCGCCACGGAGGCGATGGACCGCCTGAAGACGACCGCCGAGTCCCACCAGCGGGTGATGGTCGTCGAGGTCATGGGCCGGCACGCGGGCTGGATCGCGCTGGAGTCCGGGATGGCGGCGGGCGCGCACGGCATCTGCCTGCCCGAGCGCGCGTTCGACCCGGCCGGCATCGTGAAGATGGTCGAGGAGCGCTTCGCGCGCGGCAAGAAGTTCGCGGTGATCTGTGTCGCGGAGGGCGCCCACCCCGCCGAGGGTTCCATGGACTACGGCCACGGCGAGATCGACCAGTTCGGCCACGAGCGCTTCCAGGGCATCGGCACGGCGCTGGCGTACGAGCTGGAGCGCCGCCTCGGCAAGGAGGCCAAGCCGGTCATCCTCGGCCACGTCCAGAGGGGCGGCACCCCGACCGCGTACGACAGGGTGCTCGCCACGCGCTTCGGCTGGCACGCGGTCGAGGCCGCGCACCGGGCCGACTTCGGCCGGATGACCGCGCTGCGCGGCACCGAGGTGGTGATGGTGCCGCTGGCGGAGGCGGTGACCGAGCTGAAGACGGTGCCGAAGGATCGGATGGATGAGGCGGAGTCGGTGTTCTAG
- the pta gene encoding phosphate acetyltransferase, which translates to MTRSVYVTGIDRGDGRQVVELGVMELLTRHVDRVGVFRPLLHHGPDRLFELLRARYRLTQDPATVYGMDYHEASTLQAEHGTDELVSTLVDRFHAVARDYDVVLVLGTDFADTQFPDELALNARLANEFGASVISVVGGRKQTAESVAAETHNAYRAYEGLGCDVLAMVVNRVAPADRAGIAERLGDSRLPLPVPCYVVPDEPALSAPTVAQITHALGGKVLLGDDSGLARDALNFVFGGAMLPNFLNALTPGCLVVTPGDRADLVVGALAAHSAGTPPIAGVLLTLNERPSDEVLTLAARLAPGTPVVAVETGSFLTASELFSMEGKLSAVTPRKAETALGLFERYVDTTELRNRVSAPSSDRVTPMMFEHTLLEQARSERRRVVLPEGTEERVLHAAEVLLRRGVCDLTLLGPVELIRKKAADLGIDLGESQLVDPATSEWRDMFAEKYAQFRAHKNVSIELAYDVVSDVNYFGTLMVQEGLADGMVSGSVHSTAATIRPAFEIIKTKPDAGIVSSVFFMCLADKVLVYGDCAVNPDPNAEQLADIAIQSAATALRFGVEPRIAMLSYSTGTSGSGADVDKVREATEIVRSRRPDLKIEGPIQYDAAVEPSVAATKLPGSEVAGQATVLIFPDLNTGNNTYKAVQRSAGALAVGPVLQGLRKPVNDLSRGALVQDIVTTVAITAIQAQTPAK; encoded by the coding sequence GTGACGCGCAGCGTGTACGTGACCGGGATCGACCGCGGCGACGGCCGCCAGGTCGTCGAGCTGGGGGTCATGGAGCTCCTGACCCGCCACGTCGACCGGGTGGGGGTGTTCCGGCCACTGCTGCACCACGGCCCGGACCGGCTCTTCGAACTGTTGCGCGCCCGCTATCGGCTCACCCAGGACCCGGCGACCGTGTACGGCATGGACTACCACGAGGCGTCCACCCTCCAGGCCGAGCACGGCACGGACGAGCTCGTCTCGACGCTCGTCGACCGCTTCCACGCCGTCGCCCGTGACTACGACGTCGTCCTCGTCCTGGGTACGGATTTCGCCGACACCCAGTTCCCGGACGAGCTGGCCCTCAACGCACGGCTCGCGAACGAGTTCGGCGCCTCCGTCATCTCCGTCGTCGGCGGGCGGAAGCAGACCGCCGAGTCCGTCGCCGCCGAGACGCACAACGCGTACCGCGCGTACGAGGGCCTCGGCTGTGACGTCCTCGCCATGGTCGTCAACCGGGTCGCGCCCGCCGACCGCGCCGGGATAGCGGAGCGCCTCGGCGACTCCCGGCTCCCGCTGCCCGTGCCCTGTTACGTGGTTCCCGACGAGCCCGCCCTCTCCGCGCCCACCGTCGCCCAGATCACCCACGCGCTCGGCGGCAAGGTACTGCTCGGCGACGACTCGGGCCTCGCCCGCGACGCGCTGAACTTCGTCTTCGGCGGCGCCATGCTCCCGAACTTCCTCAACGCGCTGACCCCGGGCTGTCTCGTCGTCACCCCCGGCGACCGCGCGGACCTCGTCGTGGGGGCGCTGGCCGCCCACAGTGCCGGGACCCCGCCCATCGCCGGCGTCCTCCTCACCCTCAACGAGCGGCCCAGCGACGAGGTCCTCACCCTCGCCGCCCGCCTCGCCCCCGGCACCCCCGTGGTCGCCGTCGAGACCGGCTCCTTCCTCACCGCCTCCGAACTCTTCTCCATGGAGGGCAAGCTGAGCGCGGTGACGCCACGCAAGGCGGAGACCGCGCTCGGGCTGTTCGAGCGGTACGTCGACACCACCGAGCTGCGCAACCGGGTCTCGGCGCCGAGCAGCGACCGCGTCACGCCGATGATGTTCGAGCACACGCTGCTGGAGCAGGCCCGGTCCGAACGGCGCCGGGTGGTCCTGCCCGAGGGGACCGAGGAGCGCGTGCTGCACGCGGCCGAGGTGCTGCTGCGGCGCGGGGTCTGCGATCTCACCCTCCTCGGCCCCGTCGAGCTGATCCGCAAGAAGGCCGCCGACCTGGGCATCGACCTCGGCGAAAGTCAGCTGGTGGACCCGGCGACCTCCGAGTGGCGGGACATGTTCGCCGAGAAGTACGCCCAGTTCCGTGCCCACAAGAACGTCAGTATCGAGCTGGCGTACGACGTCGTGTCCGATGTGAACTACTTCGGCACGCTCATGGTCCAGGAGGGGCTCGCCGACGGCATGGTGTCGGGGTCGGTGCACTCCACCGCCGCCACCATCCGGCCCGCCTTCGAGATCATCAAGACCAAGCCGGACGCCGGCATCGTCTCGTCCGTCTTCTTCATGTGCCTCGCCGACAAGGTGCTGGTCTACGGCGACTGCGCGGTCAATCCGGATCCGAACGCCGAGCAGCTCGCCGACATCGCCATCCAGTCCGCCGCGACGGCCCTGCGGTTCGGGGTCGAGCCGAGGATCGCGATGCTGTCGTACTCCACGGGTACGTCCGGCTCGGGCGCCGACGTCGACAAGGTGCGGGAGGCCACCGAGATCGTGCGCTCCCGGCGGCCCGATCTGAAGATCGAGGGGCCGATCCAGTACGACGCCGCCGTCGAGCCCAGTGTCGCGGCGACCAAGCTGCCGGGCTCCGAAGTCGCCGGCCAGGCAACGGTGTTGATCTTCCCGGACCTCAACACCGGCAACAACACCTACAAGGCCGTGCAGCGCTCGGCCGGCGCGCTCGCGGTCGGACCGGTGCTGCAGGGGCTGCGCAAGCCGGTCAACGACCTGTCCCGGGGCGCGCTCGTCCAGGACATCGTCACCACCGTCGCCATCACGGCGATCCAGGCCCAGACCCCCGCCAAGTGA